One genomic region from Verrucomicrobiota bacterium encodes:
- a CDS encoding cytotoxic translational repressor of toxin-antitoxin stability system — protein sequence MFQVNFSEQSIRQLDGLDKFVQMGLVEQISSLTAENLKELNESLGKFHRNGKTLYRLRAGEYRLYFERHEGTLFCHYVLHKNTLTDFIYRFKLPISEEQMLEQHDSFWKYLETLKK from the coding sequence ATGTTCCAAGTCAACTTCAGCGAACAAAGCATTCGTCAGCTCGACGGGTTGGATAAATTCGTTCAGATGGGCTTGGTTGAGCAAATTAGCTCCCTCACCGCCGAAAATCTTAAAGAGCTAAACGAGTCCCTCGGGAAATTCCATCGGAACGGAAAGACTCTTTACCGACTTCGTGCGGGCGAGTACCGACTCTATTTTGAGAGGCATGAAGGTACTCTCTTTTGCCACTACGTCCTCCATAAAAATACCCTGACTGATTTCATCTATCGGTTTAAGCTTCCCATTTCGGAAGAGCAGATGCTCGAGCAGCATGATTCCTTCTGGAAATACTTGGAGACCCTCAAGAAATGA
- a CDS encoding hemolysin family protein, whose amino-acid sequence MGEESTMTLSLSMLVPILLVYALLVAVEFSLVRIRYSHITPETYDRITRPRLIGALVKEPDRTARGLRFGRVLLILFWSGSFFTASKPIWLSLYGSLGVFLGGFIYLCWCFLAGAVFYVLAELLPRAIAIRSPEKVLSRSGSVVSLSLLFLRPVLWVIGRLKERVYGLLQLNLDNDLNPLDIEVQLRALGEDHVVLSPLVRKIIDKAIQMPELDVSDVLLPRNQVHWIDLHESPKESLALARKAGHTRFPLVEGDLDHCLGIIHIKDVFRSPLADHEIDWRKIRRPITTLGLKDDLLEALQRLLGLKVHMALVVDEFGGAVGVVTLERILEELVGEIQDEFDMEDEEIIHLGVNQFTVAGLTPIHDLEERLDVEMERDDVSTFSGLITSELGRIPEKGEEIHYGPLSIRITEVDEKRVIFTEVTVALPTDEDEQNEGGR is encoded by the coding sequence TTGGGTGAGGAATCAACGATGACGCTTAGCCTCTCTATGCTCGTGCCGATTCTCTTGGTGTACGCGTTGCTAGTGGCTGTGGAATTTTCACTGGTAAGAATCCGTTATTCTCACATCACCCCTGAGACTTACGACCGTATCACGCGGCCTCGATTAATTGGCGCGCTCGTTAAAGAACCGGACAGAACAGCGCGAGGTTTGAGGTTTGGAAGGGTCCTGCTGATTTTGTTTTGGAGCGGTTCTTTCTTCACAGCATCTAAACCAATCTGGCTCTCTCTCTATGGGTCGCTCGGCGTGTTTTTGGGCGGGTTCATCTACCTTTGCTGGTGTTTCCTGGCAGGTGCCGTCTTTTATGTCCTAGCGGAACTGCTACCCCGAGCCATAGCGATTCGCAGTCCAGAAAAGGTGCTCAGTCGGAGCGGAAGCGTGGTATCCCTTTCGCTTTTGTTTCTTAGGCCAGTTCTTTGGGTGATTGGAAGGCTGAAAGAAAGAGTCTACGGTCTCCTTCAGCTAAACCTCGACAACGACCTTAATCCTCTCGATATCGAGGTGCAACTGCGGGCGTTGGGCGAGGATCATGTCGTCCTGTCTCCCTTAGTTCGTAAGATTATCGACAAAGCTATCCAGATGCCGGAGCTTGATGTTTCTGACGTCCTCCTCCCGCGAAACCAAGTGCACTGGATTGATTTGCACGAGTCCCCCAAAGAGAGTCTAGCTCTAGCGAGGAAAGCAGGACATACCCGATTTCCGCTGGTAGAGGGAGATCTGGATCATTGCCTCGGGATTATTCACATTAAAGATGTCTTTCGGAGTCCGTTAGCCGATCACGAGATCGATTGGCGAAAGATTCGTCGCCCGATCACCACCTTGGGCCTCAAAGACGATCTTCTTGAGGCGCTCCAAAGACTCTTGGGACTTAAAGTCCACATGGCATTGGTTGTGGATGAGTTTGGTGGGGCAGTTGGAGTCGTTACGCTGGAGAGGATTTTGGAAGAGTTGGTGGGAGAAATTCAGGACGAGTTTGATATGGAGGATGAAGAGATAATTCACCTCGGAGTAAACCAGTTTACGGTTGCGGGTCTGACGCCCATTCACGACCTCGAGGAGCGGCTCGATGTCGAGATGGAGAGAGACGACGTTTCGACATTTTCCGGTTTGATTACTTCTGAATTAGGACGCATCCCGGAAAAGGGGGAAGAAATTCACTACGGCCCGCTGAGTATCCGAATCACAGAGGTCGACGAAAAGCGGGTGATCTTTACTGAAGTCACCGTTGCTTTACCGACTGACGAAGACGAGCAGAATGAGGGGGGACGTTAA
- a CDS encoding agmatine deiminase family protein, which produces MILRIASHRDLFQRFSIGWILTFVVSVGIVVRGAEPDSPKSLGFTFPDEWEERQGTMMIFPQKHQYGRDATGLREEFAAIARAIAENEPVTVFCYSSDEEECRRFIGETPNLTIRVGPFSIDWARDTAPMVLKGPGGELASAGFRFNGWGRKYPGWRADVHSRDKISREMGWPIFHSDLVLEGGSIEMAGGIGIVTESSVLNPNRTNWSKEDVENELKEMLSLEEIIWIESGLMPDPITDGHVDGLLKFVSEDTVLLHTTDDRSDVNYQICQDAKKTLLAHSLEVVEVPLAGNVVTMNFYIGSGGSIAYVPVSGESEEEETALEIVRQFFEVVPLKAVGLAQAGGGIHCYTQPIPL; this is translated from the coding sequence ATGATATTGAGAATCGCGAGCCATAGAGATTTATTCCAACGATTCTCTATTGGATGGATCCTAACTTTTGTGGTTTCAGTGGGCATCGTGGTTAGGGGTGCGGAGCCGGATTCACCGAAATCCCTTGGGTTTACGTTTCCCGATGAATGGGAGGAGAGGCAGGGAACCATGATGATCTTCCCGCAAAAGCACCAATACGGAAGAGATGCAACCGGCCTACGGGAGGAATTCGCAGCAATAGCAAGGGCGATTGCGGAAAATGAGCCGGTGACTGTATTTTGTTATTCCTCAGATGAAGAAGAGTGTCGGAGATTCATTGGAGAAACTCCTAATCTCACCATCCGAGTGGGTCCATTTTCAATCGATTGGGCGAGAGACACCGCTCCGATGGTTCTAAAAGGTCCTGGGGGCGAGCTAGCTTCGGCAGGGTTTCGGTTCAACGGCTGGGGCAGAAAATACCCGGGGTGGAGAGCAGACGTTCATTCCAGAGATAAAATTTCTAGGGAAATGGGGTGGCCGATCTTTCATTCGGATCTCGTGTTGGAAGGAGGATCCATCGAGATGGCTGGAGGTATCGGTATTGTGACCGAATCCAGCGTTCTCAATCCAAACCGAACGAATTGGTCTAAGGAGGATGTGGAAAATGAGCTGAAAGAGATGCTGAGCCTCGAAGAAATCATTTGGATCGAAAGTGGCTTAATGCCTGACCCTATTACTGATGGGCACGTGGACGGGTTGCTGAAGTTTGTTTCGGAAGACACTGTTTTACTCCACACAACTGACGATAGGTCGGATGTAAATTACCAGATTTGCCAGGACGCCAAGAAAACACTTTTGGCCCACAGTTTGGAGGTGGTTGAGGTACCACTGGCGGGTAACGTTGTGACGATGAATTTCTACATTGGTAGCGGAGGTTCGATCGCTTACGTTCCGGTTTCGGGAGAATCAGAAGAGGAAGAAACCGCACTCGAAATCGTCAGACAGTTTTTCGAGGTTGTTCCCTTGAAAGCAGTCGGTCTCGCTCAAGCTGGAGGTGGCATTCACTGCTACACTCAACCGATTCCACTTTAA
- a CDS encoding ABC transporter ATP-binding protein translates to MTKKFGSFTALEGFELEVGRGDCVGLLGPNGAGKSTFIGCLYGVVRRTSGELLVFGLDPASDDRAIKRRIGVVPQENALDEGLTVVENMQLYARFEGLGRANSTKRIEELLGYMALDKKRNAEIRTLSGGMKRRLTFVRALLSNPELLILDEPTTGLDPSVRHLLWDTVADLRKEGRTVLVTTHYMHEAEALCDRIVVMNNGRFVANGKPRELIDRETPGYVGIFPGEGEATLRRFANADWEIYPQGEQFCVRAPRFDDLIELQKEVGLEARQLRPTNLEDVYLKLTGRVLEEDDNGF, encoded by the coding sequence GTGACCAAGAAATTTGGCTCATTTACAGCACTGGAAGGCTTCGAGCTGGAGGTTGGTCGGGGAGATTGCGTTGGTTTGTTGGGTCCGAACGGAGCGGGAAAGTCTACCTTTATCGGGTGCCTTTATGGAGTGGTGAGACGGACGTCCGGCGAGCTCTTGGTTTTTGGACTCGATCCCGCCTCAGATGATCGTGCAATCAAACGGAGAATAGGGGTTGTTCCTCAGGAAAACGCTCTCGACGAGGGGCTTACGGTAGTGGAGAACATGCAGCTCTACGCGAGGTTTGAGGGCTTGGGGAGAGCGAACTCGACGAAGAGGATCGAGGAATTACTGGGCTACATGGCCTTGGACAAGAAACGGAATGCGGAAATTCGGACCCTCTCGGGTGGAATGAAGCGACGGCTCACTTTCGTTCGTGCCCTACTGTCTAACCCGGAACTACTAATCCTCGACGAGCCAACGACAGGTCTCGATCCCTCTGTCCGTCATTTGCTTTGGGATACGGTCGCGGACCTGCGAAAAGAAGGTAGGACAGTCCTGGTAACTACTCATTACATGCACGAAGCAGAAGCACTCTGCGACCGCATTGTGGTCATGAACAACGGGCGTTTCGTAGCCAACGGAAAACCGAGAGAACTGATTGATCGGGAAACACCCGGATACGTGGGTATTTTTCCGGGAGAGGGCGAGGCCACCCTGCGCCGTTTTGCAAATGCGGACTGGGAGATCTACCCTCAGGGCGAACAGTTCTGCGTCCGGGCACCCAGATTCGATGATTTAATTGAACTGCAGAAAGAAGTGGGTCTTGAGGCCCGCCAGCTCCGGCCGACTAACCTGGAAGACGTTTACCTGAAACTGACAGGTCGAGTATTGGAAGAGGATGACAATGGTTTCTGA
- a CDS encoding ABC transporter permease yields the protein MVSESLRLAWQVVVRNWTVYRKDFLANISPSIADPALILLALGFGLSPFIGEIDGLSYAGYLAPGMIATIALFTAFFECSYGFYVTLTFESVFKAMLTTPIGVNEVILGEFIWVFIRAALMALGVSIVLLAFGLLPNPAALVWCPLLAGLVSLSCGGIGLIASSFVRNINQFQTIYSFLISPIFYLSGIFFPVSGIPVLEYVVQFSPFYHGVRLIQMTVWGNGVFVTYLWHGTILLAFTLVLGAVAFHRIRKRLVQ from the coding sequence ATGGTTTCTGAGAGTTTGCGATTGGCATGGCAGGTGGTAGTCCGCAACTGGACGGTGTACCGCAAGGATTTTTTGGCCAATATTTCTCCTAGTATCGCGGACCCAGCCCTGATCCTTCTGGCTTTGGGATTTGGGTTGTCCCCATTCATAGGCGAAATCGATGGATTGAGCTATGCCGGGTATTTGGCTCCAGGCATGATCGCAACGATAGCCCTGTTCACCGCATTTTTTGAATGTAGCTATGGTTTCTACGTCACCTTGACATTCGAGTCGGTTTTCAAGGCCATGCTCACAACCCCCATCGGCGTCAACGAGGTGATCCTCGGTGAGTTTATTTGGGTGTTTATTCGTGCAGCTCTGATGGCCTTGGGGGTTTCCATTGTCTTGTTGGCTTTTGGATTGCTGCCCAATCCAGCGGCCTTGGTCTGGTGCCCGCTTCTTGCCGGACTGGTCTCTTTATCTTGCGGCGGGATCGGATTGATCGCTTCGTCTTTCGTTCGCAACATCAACCAGTTTCAAACCATATACTCCTTCCTAATCTCCCCGATCTTTTATCTTTCGGGGATATTCTTCCCGGTGTCTGGGATTCCCGTCCTTGAATACGTGGTCCAGTTTTCACCGTTTTATCATGGAGTGCGACTGATTCAGATGACGGTCTGGGGTAATGGAGTTTTTGTTACCTACCTTTGGCATGGCACCATCCTTTTGGCGTTCACACTCGTACTCGGAGCGGTCGCGTTTCACCGGATCCGAAAACGCCTGGTCCAGTAG
- a CDS encoding outer membrane beta-barrel protein — protein sequence MKNLFLSAGLFCAPLSTVFGSPLLSIGDHADLFAELDGSVAYTDNLTLDASNELDDVRFIVQPGLALEIGRGLTNVDASLNAMYGFVRYADNSDFDTELWNVVGNAAFRGPRYNLGVSGGYIEKQQNENDVNAVQTLVLQQTAFANGNIRYELSEKFALGVAGRFDNITYDGGNNLDRDIYAVPVDLFYELTPKLDASVGFRYRQTDVESGQDFDDYFYNLGLTGALTEKFSTTARIGYQEREFDGSNDSEGTLTLISSSDLDVSPRATARLVLNRDFATSGDGQSVERTSVRGTLFYLITPKLTTDITGSYTVSDYQTSSREDDTYLVRLGGSYRFNSLVSLNAFYTYRDNDSNLNPASYTENLFQVGASLRY from the coding sequence ATGAAAAATCTATTTCTCTCTGCTGGGCTTTTCTGCGCCCCACTGTCCACAGTTTTCGGATCGCCTCTTCTTTCGATAGGCGACCACGCGGATCTATTCGCCGAGCTCGACGGATCCGTAGCTTACACGGACAACCTGACTCTCGATGCGAGCAACGAACTCGATGATGTCCGGTTCATCGTGCAGCCAGGATTGGCCTTGGAGATTGGAAGGGGTCTGACCAATGTCGATGCGAGCCTGAACGCGATGTATGGCTTCGTGAGGTATGCTGATAACAGCGATTTCGATACAGAGCTTTGGAATGTTGTTGGAAACGCAGCATTTCGTGGGCCTCGATACAATCTAGGAGTGAGTGGTGGATACATCGAGAAGCAGCAGAACGAGAATGACGTTAACGCTGTCCAGACGTTGGTCTTGCAACAGACCGCCTTTGCTAACGGCAACATAAGGTATGAGCTTTCAGAAAAGTTTGCTCTCGGTGTGGCTGGCCGATTTGACAACATTACCTACGACGGCGGAAACAATCTCGATCGCGATATCTATGCGGTTCCAGTCGATCTGTTCTATGAGCTAACTCCGAAGCTGGATGCGTCCGTAGGATTTCGTTACCGTCAAACCGACGTAGAAAGCGGACAGGACTTTGACGATTACTTTTACAACTTGGGGTTGACTGGAGCGTTGACGGAAAAATTCTCGACAACCGCCAGGATCGGGTATCAAGAACGGGAGTTTGATGGCAGCAACGACAGCGAGGGCACACTAACCCTGATTTCCAGCTCTGATCTTGATGTTTCTCCTCGAGCTACTGCGCGCCTGGTTCTCAACCGTGATTTTGCGACAAGCGGTGATGGACAATCAGTTGAGCGAACTAGCGTTCGAGGCACACTTTTCTACCTGATCACACCGAAACTCACTACCGACATCACCGGTTCGTATACAGTGAGTGACTATCAAACTTCTTCCCGAGAGGACGATACTTATCTCGTGCGTCTTGGTGGTAGCTATCGTTTCAATTCACTGGTTTCGCTAAACGCATTTTACACTTATCGAGACAACGATTCTAATCTCAACCCAGCGAGCTATACCGAAAACCTGTTCCAAGTAGGGGCAAGCCTCCGGTATTAG
- the hisC gene encoding histidinol-phosphate transaminase — protein MNEDDLLHPSIAACPIYEPGLPIEEVVLRKGLDPSKIVKLASNENPLGPSPLAIERLKGSLRGLHLYPDGGAFSLREKLAEKFNLDPNQILAGNGSNEILEMIATAYLQPGENAVMGQYGFVVYRLATLHAKAEARAVQMPNLVHDLDRFANNIDERTKVVFLANPNNPTGDLVPRRQVMDFVEGLPEHVLFCYDEAYVEYLEDPVDFRPLIREGRRIICVRTFSKIHGLAGLRIGFAYSTPSIVASLQRVRQPFNVGSGAQQAAIGALDDYEHQSRTRQLNLESLDYFEGKMREIGCTFRRSDANFVLVKVDSARECFEDFLDEGVIVRPLDGYGLGDYIRVSTGTMMENRRFLEVLTSWVRNQR, from the coding sequence GTGAACGAAGACGATTTACTTCACCCTTCTATTGCTGCATGCCCCATCTATGAGCCGGGTCTACCGATTGAAGAGGTCGTGCTCAGGAAGGGTCTGGATCCTTCGAAGATCGTCAAATTGGCATCGAATGAGAATCCGCTGGGTCCATCGCCCCTAGCCATTGAACGACTGAAAGGTTCTTTGAGAGGGTTGCACCTATACCCGGACGGAGGTGCCTTTTCGCTGAGAGAAAAACTGGCAGAGAAATTCAATCTCGACCCCAACCAAATCCTGGCGGGAAATGGTTCGAATGAGATTCTGGAAATGATCGCTACTGCGTATCTTCAACCAGGTGAGAATGCTGTCATGGGGCAATACGGTTTTGTCGTCTATCGATTGGCAACTTTGCACGCAAAGGCAGAAGCCCGGGCCGTTCAGATGCCGAACCTCGTTCATGATCTCGACCGATTCGCTAATAATATCGATGAACGCACGAAGGTAGTATTCCTCGCCAATCCAAATAACCCGACAGGCGATTTGGTTCCGAGGAGGCAAGTCATGGATTTTGTCGAAGGACTACCCGAGCACGTTCTCTTTTGCTATGACGAGGCCTACGTGGAATATCTTGAGGATCCGGTCGACTTTCGTCCTTTGATTCGGGAAGGCCGACGAATCATCTGCGTCAGAACTTTTTCCAAAATTCATGGCCTTGCAGGGCTTCGGATTGGTTTTGCCTATTCGACGCCTTCAATCGTTGCGAGCCTTCAGCGGGTTAGGCAACCGTTCAATGTGGGAAGCGGTGCACAGCAGGCGGCAATTGGTGCTTTGGACGATTACGAACACCAGAGCAGGACGCGTCAGTTAAATCTGGAAAGTTTGGATTATTTTGAAGGGAAAATGCGAGAGATAGGGTGCACCTTCAGACGAAGTGATGCGAATTTCGTCTTGGTGAAGGTGGACTCTGCCCGAGAGTGTTTTGAAGACTTTCTTGATGAAGGCGTGATCGTTCGTCCTCTGGATGGCTACGGATTGGGAGACTACATCAGAGTATCGACAGGCACGATGATGGAGAATAGGAGATTCCTCGAAGTGCTAACCTCTTGGGTGAGGAATCAACGATGA
- the dnaN gene encoding DNA polymerase III subunit beta, with protein MKFKVNRDHFSNGLNQVLNVVSARPTMPILRNVLVEASDGMVTFKTTNLDLAIRCSIKAEIEEEGGMTLPVRKLSSIFRELPNLEVFVETDSKPSARIKSGGSSYQILGIAADEFPPLPTFNDQHEFQLPQDEVLSMLRSVSYAQSSDETRYILNGVFFNFAGDKLTMVATDGRRLAMVGFDVPVDDGKAGHLILPAKTVAELERLLGQGESVKITFNDRQVAFEVELNESSKESGLVESLYLVSKTVEGRYPDYQQVIPKETEHRVRIERELMQECVHRAALVISEKSNSVKLKISENLLEISGRSAEYGESHESMAIKYEGPEVQIAFNPQFLLDPLKAVDQDEVYLEFKDELSPGVFKTLENFLCVVMPLRLN; from the coding sequence ATGAAATTCAAAGTTAATCGTGACCATTTCAGCAATGGGCTCAATCAGGTCCTCAATGTCGTGAGTGCTCGGCCCACTATGCCGATTCTACGCAACGTTCTGGTAGAAGCGTCCGATGGGATGGTCACCTTCAAAACCACTAATCTAGATCTGGCTATTCGATGCTCGATAAAGGCGGAGATTGAGGAAGAGGGAGGTATGACTTTGCCGGTTAGGAAACTGTCCTCCATTTTTCGGGAGCTTCCCAACCTCGAGGTTTTTGTCGAAACGGATTCTAAGCCATCGGCGAGGATCAAGAGTGGAGGGTCCAGCTACCAAATTCTCGGGATTGCTGCAGACGAGTTTCCACCCCTGCCGACTTTCAACGACCAACACGAATTTCAGCTACCGCAGGATGAGGTCCTCTCTATGCTGAGGAGCGTATCCTACGCGCAATCTTCCGATGAGACCCGTTACATCTTGAATGGAGTCTTTTTCAATTTTGCCGGAGACAAACTAACGATGGTAGCAACGGACGGCAGGCGGCTGGCGATGGTTGGATTCGATGTTCCTGTCGACGATGGTAAGGCAGGGCATTTGATTCTTCCTGCCAAGACTGTTGCCGAGCTGGAACGGCTGCTTGGCCAGGGCGAGTCGGTCAAAATTACTTTTAACGACCGTCAAGTGGCCTTTGAAGTGGAGCTGAACGAGAGCTCGAAGGAAAGCGGCTTAGTTGAGAGTCTCTATCTGGTTTCAAAAACCGTGGAAGGTCGTTACCCGGACTATCAGCAGGTGATACCGAAGGAGACCGAGCACCGAGTGCGGATTGAGCGTGAATTGATGCAGGAATGTGTTCATCGAGCCGCGCTTGTGATCAGCGAAAAGAGTAACTCCGTGAAACTGAAGATATCCGAAAATCTTTTGGAGATTAGCGGTCGGAGCGCTGAGTATGGAGAGTCTCATGAGTCAATGGCTATCAAGTATGAAGGGCCAGAGGTTCAAATCGCTTTCAATCCACAGTTTCTCCTCGATCCATTGAAAGCAGTGGATCAGGACGAAGTGTATCTAGAGTTTAAAGACGAGCTAAGCCCAGGTGTATTTAAAACACTGGAGAACTTCCTTTGTGTGGTAATGCCGTTACGGCTGAATTGA
- a CDS encoding polysaccharide biosynthesis/export family protein, with protein sequence MKPNKNLFLLAGAIVCGTVYSQDDPLSSSTGVPVNPPSSGDVAVRGGVPVAPPNYKIQPSDILSIQVFQQQDLDKDSRVEADGTITLHLIGRVNVQGLTVGEAREKVTELYNRDFLVNPQVDLQVTQFKLEQVQVLGQVRNPGAIGIPPDEDLSLLQAVSRAGGFTRLARKGSVQIRREIDDEETRVFVINASDMISDPDSEVFILRDGDIVFVEERLI encoded by the coding sequence ATGAAACCGAATAAGAATCTCTTTCTCTTGGCAGGAGCGATCGTTTGCGGAACCGTATACTCGCAAGACGACCCACTTTCCTCAAGCACAGGAGTCCCAGTCAATCCGCCGTCTTCAGGTGACGTGGCGGTGCGAGGTGGAGTCCCAGTGGCCCCTCCGAACTATAAAATCCAGCCATCAGATATTCTTTCTATCCAAGTGTTTCAGCAGCAGGATTTGGACAAAGACTCAAGAGTGGAGGCCGATGGAACGATAACTCTCCACCTCATTGGGAGGGTGAATGTGCAGGGGCTTACAGTCGGCGAGGCCAGAGAAAAAGTGACTGAGCTTTACAACCGCGACTTCCTGGTAAATCCCCAGGTGGATCTGCAGGTGACGCAGTTCAAGTTGGAGCAGGTCCAGGTTTTGGGGCAAGTTAGAAATCCTGGTGCAATCGGTATTCCCCCCGACGAGGACCTTTCGTTACTACAGGCGGTTTCGCGTGCTGGAGGTTTCACCCGCTTGGCGAGGAAAGGCTCTGTGCAGATCCGTCGGGAGATTGACGATGAAGAGACTAGAGTCTTTGTGATCAACGCATCAGACATGATTAGTGATCCTGATTCTGAGGTGTTTATCCTTCGCGACGGAGACATCGTCTTTGTTGAAGAGCGTTTGATTTAG